The Penicillium oxalicum strain HP7-1 chromosome V, whole genome shotgun sequence genomic interval TGACGCTCTCCAAAAATCCGAAAAAAAGCCACCATAATGCCCGCCCCAACTGCTCTACGTCAACCAGTGGAGGATGCTGTTCCTCAGCAGCTCGATACATCTATGGGTTTGTGCAACATTCAAGTGAATATGGATCAAAGACGTGGAGGCGCTAACGTGTTCTTCAGACCAGGATGATGAGGTTTTGATTGATGCTCAAGGGTCTGTCCAGCCAGATATTGCCAATCCTGTCACAGAAGCCACGGACGACGCCGAGATGCgcgtggacgaggaaggccGCCCGGTCTTTACACCCGCAAAGGTGACAAGCAATGCTTTGCGCATCGAGAGCCGCAAGGTGCCTGTTCCTCCCCACCGCATGACACCTCTCAAGGCCAACTGGGCCAAAATCTGCCCTCCTATCGTTGAGCACCTCAAACTGCAGGTGCGCATGAACATCAAGAGTCGCGCAGTCGAGTTGCGGACATCAAAGTTCACCACCGACACTGGTGCCCTGCAGAAGGGCGCTGATTTTGTCAAAGCTTTCACGCTTGGCTTTGACATTGACGATGCTATCGCCCTTCTCCGATTGGATGACCTATATATCGAAACTTTCGAGATCAAGGATGTGAAGACGCTCAATGGGGAGCATCTTGGTCGTGCTATTGGCCGTATTGCTGGCAAGGACGGAAAGACCAAGTTCGCTATTGAGAACGCCAGTCGGACTCGTGTTGTGCTGGCCGACCAGAAGATTCATATTCTGGGCGGTTTCAAGAACATTCACATCGCACGAGAGGCTATTGTCAGCCTTATCCTTGGTAGCCCTCCCGTAAGTGGTGCCTCTCCAACGATATTTGGCCTGTTCCAGCACACCTTTACTGACTACGCACAGGGCAAGGTTTACGGCAACCTTCGAACAGTCGCCTCTCGAATGAAGGAGCGATTCTGATTTCtacttccttctttctcgattCCCGGCATGGTATTGGCGTTTTGGAGCACTCAACACCTGAGTCTATTCTTTCATGATAATTTGATATGCGTGATGACATCAAGATTTCAATCTTGTCTTGAAAATTCGTCCGAGCAAAGTTTCCAATGATGGTTGCGCAGCCATTTTTGAACGTTGAAGTTTATCACATTAGAAACTATCGTAGACAGAGCATTGATGCATCACCTAGTCCTTCTTCAGAGGGTGGAAAGTCTCCTGAATTCCATCCTTTGTGATAATAAGCATTTGCAAATTGTCACCAACCTCGATGTGTCGCTCCACCGCACTTGTGAAAGCGTCCCGTACAAGACCCTTGACGGTCTCTAATGGAAGCGGCTCGGGCTTTCTAGCCACAAGAGCATGACCCTCTCCACTTCCGGGGATGTATTGATTCTTGAAATTGACCTGATTGTCCAGGAAGGGCATGATCAAGCTGGAAGCGGCACCAGCAGCACGGCATTGCTCTCGCTCGTATGAGCCAACGGGGTCGTAGCTGTACAGTGCACCCTTGCCCTCCTCGTCCAACCCGGCCAAGATGGCGTGTACGTAGTATGGGAAGAATCGCTTTTCGTATAGGATAGTGGACAGTCGCTGGGCACAGGCGGCAACGGACATCGGTTTCCCGTGCTTGTACTTGTACATCCTCACCATGGCGTCGAGTCGTTCCTTGAGGGCTGTGCCATCGGCGGCAAATCCGACCACCGAAAGCATAATCTTAGCACCCTCGCCCGTTTCCTCGTCTCCGCCGATCTTGAAGACCTTGGGAACCATGCGCGAGTTGATGTTGTAGCCGGAGGTAGAGCGAGTATCGCCGGCCAAGATGGCGAAATCAGAACCTGTGATACCAAGGGTAGAACCACCATTGTCTGTGTATCTATTTTCAGATGATTTGAT includes:
- a CDS encoding Pre-rRNA-processing protein PNO1 is translated as MPAPTALRQPVEDAVPQQLDTSMDQDDEVLIDAQGSVQPDIANPVTEATDDAEMRVDEEGRPVFTPAKVTSNALRIESRKVPVPPHRMTPLKANWAKICPPIVEHLKLQVRMNIKSRAVELRTSKFTTDTGALQKGADFVKAFTLGFDIDDAIALLRLDDLYIETFEIKDVKTLNGEHLGRAIGRIAGKDGKTKFAIENASRTRVVLADQKIHILGGFKNIHIAREAIVSLILGSPPVSGASPTIFGLFQHTFTDYAQGKVYGNLRTVASRMKERF
- a CDS encoding Proteasome subunit beta type-6, with product MTSLVDHPGRETVGFSFSEATAAGPKQHGFYPYTDNGGSTLGITGSDFAILAGDTRSTSGYNINSRMVPKVFKIGGDEETGEGAKIMLSVVGFAADGTALKERLDAMVRMYKYKHGKPMSVAACAQRLSTILYEKRFFPYYVHAILAGLDEEGKGALYSYDPVGSYEREQCRAAGAASSLIMPFLDNQVNFKNQYIPGSGEGHALVARKPEPLPLETVKGLVRDAFTSAVERHIEVGDNLQMLIITKDGIQETFHPLKKD